A window from Lagopus muta isolate bLagMut1 chromosome 5, bLagMut1 primary, whole genome shotgun sequence encodes these proteins:
- the UCHL5 gene encoding ubiquitin carboxyl-terminal hydrolase isozyme L5 isoform X1 — translation MAGGSSAGEWCLMESDPGVFTELIKGFGCRGAQVEEIWSLEPENFEKLKPVHGLIFLFKWQPGEEPAGSVVQDSRLDTIFFAKQVINNACATQAIVSVLLNCAHQDIRLGETLSEFKEFSQSFDAAMKGLALSNSEVIRQVHNSFARQQMFEFDAKSSAKEEDAFHFVSYVPVNGRLYELDGLREGPIDLGSCNQDDWISAVRPVIEKRIQKYSEGEIRFNLMAIVSDRKMIYEQRIAELQRQLAEEEPMDTDQSSNMLSSIQSEVAKYQMLIEEENQKLKRYKIENIRRKHNYLPFIMELLKTLAEHQQLIPLVEKAKEKQNAKKAQEAK, via the exons ATGGCGGGAGGCAGCAGCGCCGGGGAGTGGTGCCTCATGGAGAGCGACCCGGGCGTCTTCACGGAACTCATCAAGGGCTTCG gctGTAGAGGAGCACAAGTAGAAGAAATATGGAGTTTAGAACCggaaaactttgaaaaattGAA ACCGGTGCATGGGCTGATATTCCTTTTCAAGTGGCAGCCAGGAGAGGAACCAGCAGGTTCTGTTGTTCAGGATTCCAGACTGGATACAATATTTTTTGCTAAACAG gtgATAAATAATGCTTGTGCTACTCAAGCCATAGTAAGTGTGTTGTTAAATTGCGCTCATCAGGATATCCGCCTAGGAGAGACTTTGTCAGAATTTAAAGAATTTTCACAGAGTTTTGATGCTGCG ATGAAAGGCTTGGCACTAAGCAACTCCGAAGTGATTCGACAAGTTCACAACAGCTTTGCCAG GCAGCAGATGTTTGAATTTGATGCAAAGTCTTCAGCAAAAGAAGAAGATGCATTTCACTTTGTAAGCTATGTTCCTGTTAATGGACGGCTATATGAGCTGGATGGATTAAGGGAAGGACCGATTGATTTAG gtTCATGCAATCAAGATGACTGGATAAGTGCTGTGAGACCTGTCATAGAGAAACGGATACAAAA ATACAGCGAAGGTGAGATAAGGTTTAATTTGATGGCTATTGTATCTGACAGAAAGATGATATATGAACAGAGAATTGCAGAATTACAGCGACAACTTGCAGAG GAGGAACCTATGGATACAGATCAAAGTAGTAACATGTTAAGTTCTATACAGTCAGAAGTTGCAAAATATCAGATGTTAattgaagaagaaaaccaaaaactaAAAAGATACAAG ATTGAAAACattagaagaaaacataacTACCTGCCCTTCATCATGGAATTATTAAAGACTCTAGCAGAACATCAACAGTTAATACCATTAGTAGAAAAA gctaaagaaaaacagaacgcCAAGAAAGCTCAGGAGGCCAAGTGA
- the RO60 gene encoding RNA-binding protein RO60 isoform X3 codes for MVRQGGSGKRTRRAVPGQQQKPLPGQSGGEHERFRLHPGTERGGAGRRARLHPGLGDAVRTPAGGAACGGVGPAWGRSERSRPAPPPPAPSGPSHSFARRDPPRDRAAARGRRSCWPGRATPRGIEADLLEVQTMEDEANQVQPPNEMQVPNSDSNYVWHVTDMNRLHRFLCFGSEGGSYCVKEQRLGFENAAALMRLIEEGRGCEVVQEIKTFSQEGRTARQEPLLFALAICSQCSDAKTKQAAFKAVPEVCCVPTHLFTFIQFKKDLKEGMKCGMWGRALRKAVADWYNGKNGMAVALAVTKYKQRSGWSHKDLLRLSHLKPASEGVAIVTKYITKGWKDVQEAYKDKAVSAETEKLLKYLEAVDRVKHTKDELEVIHLIEEYGLVREHLLTNHLKSKEVWKALLKDMPISVLLRNLGKMTANSVLEPRGSEVAIVCERLRNEKLLKKGRIHPFHVLVALETYKSGHGSRGKLWWRPDEDILEALDASFYKTFETLEPTGKRFLIAVDVSASMTQKVLGSVLNANTVAAAMCMAVARVEKDSHVVAFSHEMVPCPVTADMMLPQVLVKIFQWVPLIVPFQ; via the exons ATGGTGAGGCAGGGCGGGAGCGGGAAGCGAACGCGACGAGCGGTTCCGGGTCAGCAGCAGAAACCACTTCCGGGTCAGAGCGGCGGCGAGCACGAGCGTTTCCGTCTCCATCCGGGCACTGAgcgcggcggcgcggggcggagGGCGCGGCTCCATCCGGGTCTCGGGGATGCTGTCAGGACGCCGGCGGGCGGGGCCGCGTGTGGGGGTGTGGGACCCGCCTGGGGCCGCTCCGAGCGCTCACGACCGGCTCCGCCGCCCCCGGCTCCGTCGGGCCCTTCGCATTCCTTCGCTCGAAGGGATCCGCCTCGGGACCGCGCCGCTGCTCGGGGTCGGAGGTCGTGCTGGCCCGGGCGGGCCACGCCCCGCGGCATCGAAG CAGACCTCTTGGAAGTGCAAACAATGGAGGACGAGGCAAACCAAGTGCAACCCCCAAATGAAATGCAGGTGCCGAACTCCGACAGCAATTACGTGTGGCATGTCACCGACATGAATCGACTGCACCGCTTCTTGTGCTTTGGTTCAGAAGGTGGTTCTTACTGCGTCAAGGAGCAGAGGCTGGGCTTTGAAAATGCAGCAGCTTTAATGAGACTGATTGAGGAAGGCAGAGGTTGTGAAGTTGTTCAGGAAATTAAGACATTCAGTCAAGAAGGCAGAACAGCCAGACAAGAGCCCCTGCTTTTTGCGCTTGCGATCTGTTCACAGTGTTctgatgcaaaaacaaaacaagcagcgTTTAAAGCTGTTCCTGAGGTGTGCTGCGTACCAACTCATCTCTTTACTTTCATCCAGtttaaaaaagatttgaagGAGGGCATGAAGTGTGGCATGTGGGGCCGTGCACTGAGAAAAGCTGTGGCAGATTGGTACAATGGAAAGAATGGCATGGCTGTTGCATTAGCAGTTACAAAATATAAACAGAGAAGTGGTTGGTCTCATAAAGATCTTCTGAGATTGTCCCACCTGAAACCTGCCAGCGAAG GTGTAGCTATTGTCACTAAATACATCACCAAAGGGTGGAAAGATGTCCAAGAAGCTTACAAAGACAAAGCAGTTTCTGCTGAgactgaaaagcttttaaaatacctgGAGGCTGTGGACAGAGTGAAACACACAAAAGATGAATTGGAGGTTATTCATTTAATAGAGGAATATGGTCTTGTTAGGGAACATCTATTGACAAACCATCTGAAATCTAAAGAG GTTTGGAAGGCGTTGCTGAAGGACATGCCCATTTCTGTGTTGTTGAGAAATCTAGGGAAGATGACTGCAAATTCAGTCCTTGAACCACGGGGCTCAGAAGTGGCAATAGTATGTGAAAGACTGCGAAATGAGAAACTGCtaaaaaag GGTAGAATACATCCATTCCATGTATTGGTTGCATTAGAAACCTATAAATCTGGACATGGAAGCAGAGGGAAGCTTTGGTGGCGTCCTGATGAAGACATTTTAGAAGCTTTAGATGCTTCATTCTACAAAACTTTTGAG ACACTTGAACCAACAGGAAAACGTTTCTTAATTGCAGTTGATGTCAGTGCATCAATGACTCAAAAAGTTTTGGGCAGTGTGCTGAACGCTAACACGGTTGCAGCAGCGATGTGTATG
- the UCHL5 gene encoding ubiquitin carboxyl-terminal hydrolase isozyme L5 isoform X2: MKGLALSNSEVIRQVHNSFARQQMFEFDAKSSAKEEDAFHFVSYVPVNGRLYELDGLREGPIDLGSCNQDDWISAVRPVIEKRIQKYSEGEIRFNLMAIVSDRKMIYEQRIAELQRQLAEEEPMDTDQSSNMLSSIQSEVAKYQMLIEEENQKLKRYKIENIRRKHNYLPFIMELLKTLAEHQQLIPLVEKAKEKQNAKKAQEAK; encoded by the exons ATGAAAGGCTTGGCACTAAGCAACTCCGAAGTGATTCGACAAGTTCACAACAGCTTTGCCAG GCAGCAGATGTTTGAATTTGATGCAAAGTCTTCAGCAAAAGAAGAAGATGCATTTCACTTTGTAAGCTATGTTCCTGTTAATGGACGGCTATATGAGCTGGATGGATTAAGGGAAGGACCGATTGATTTAG gtTCATGCAATCAAGATGACTGGATAAGTGCTGTGAGACCTGTCATAGAGAAACGGATACAAAA ATACAGCGAAGGTGAGATAAGGTTTAATTTGATGGCTATTGTATCTGACAGAAAGATGATATATGAACAGAGAATTGCAGAATTACAGCGACAACTTGCAGAG GAGGAACCTATGGATACAGATCAAAGTAGTAACATGTTAAGTTCTATACAGTCAGAAGTTGCAAAATATCAGATGTTAattgaagaagaaaaccaaaaactaAAAAGATACAAG ATTGAAAACattagaagaaaacataacTACCTGCCCTTCATCATGGAATTATTAAAGACTCTAGCAGAACATCAACAGTTAATACCATTAGTAGAAAAA gctaaagaaaaacagaacgcCAAGAAAGCTCAGGAGGCCAAGTGA